Proteins encoded in a region of the Oscarella lobularis chromosome 5, ooOscLobu1.1, whole genome shotgun sequence genome:
- the LOC136187205 gene encoding uncharacterized protein gives MEREKRHITLEQTIATVKKELSSRNFYEYLRLLSTGICALLDSKGERGRVINIAHPVFGPILRECHDAKLVLFMMGFDDVTEDDMALMNFDDHAPSLRSFRDIAQKHLLAIDEKSFYLYVPPDSDDQFVTVGHLAYFLFMRISMLALHSPRDLLVLDSEDTRERVDVALKAVEQKATKLRVMTSDVPSGHAWIKFKDRLRRFMDVSVAYANPLDEKRRLDRGIDKIGTMLLREIRRRFSNDHAELFHFFHAFRLLLAVTNSNGEIPQALRTEFVEYSFHLPLDYFSEKYANSLERARSLLADEADVTKIFREVDWQFHSFLDEFSSPKDERNRISVAGKTKSAPMALIIGGEVQYDLASLLSMIGRDDSTLLVGHFAYFLFIVVMLPVLGLERSNLMRERGPTIRAALEIIRECISRLRVASSSWNECSKRLVRYLDVEVSIPDVYYEKRQIDGDLRSLADSVSHHIRCNYSEMHSDLMFFVFILKRLAVATMSDVGLCGMATEVAKYVEISCTVSPKYFSAEFVESVEQLRACIVEAEVMFFSQEQIARIEEGVMWQIGNFLEEFRRPGGEEEVEEKLEILSSGVENEEEKEEKTDLLKDLLFKGDEKEKVDLPKEVLSGEEDEKEEADIETESDNEKESNSTRLKVAIIRPLVSKKEEEEEEKEFEEKVETVDECCSLISKLEGMENKANQLFETLRGECSELQTAVKDCEVSFLIKPLNEALGDKRAQLERATKEYASLVARRRDVEAKRDNLATGAIKISDIDCNMLANVLQSIVKCHVHDFSSLTKMRDDVASL, from the exons AtggaacgagaaaaacggcaTATAACGCTCGAACAGACTATC GCTACCGTAAAAAAAGAGCTGAGTTCCCGCAACTTTTACGAATACCTTCGCCTCCTTTCGACGGGCATTTGCGCCCTTTTGGACTCGAAAGGCGAACGCGGTCGAGTCATAAATATAGCTCACCCGGTTTTCGGTCCTATTTTACGCGAATGCCACGACGCAAAGCTCGTTCTCTTTATGATGggcttcgatgacgtcaccgag GACGACATGGCTCTCATGAATTTCGACGATCACGCTCCCAGtttgcgatcgtttcgcgacATAGCGCAAAAGCACTTGCTCGCAATAGACGAAAAGTCGTTTTATCTATATGTACCTCCAGATTCAG ATGATCAATTTGTTACTGTTGGTCATCTCGCTTATTTCTTATTCATGCGTATATCGATGCTCGCTCTTCATTCGCCGCGCGACTTGCTCGTCTTAGACAGCGAAGATACGCGAGAAAGAGTGGACGTTGCATTGAAAGCTGTCGAgcaaaaagcgacgaaactacgcgttatgacgtcagacgtGCCGAGCGGTCACGCGTGGATAAAATTCAAGGATCGACTTCGCCGATTCATGGACGTCAGCGTCGCCTATGCGAATCCTTTGGACGAAAAACGGCGTTTGGATCGCGGCATCGATAAAATTGGAACGATGCTCTTgagagaaattcgtcgtcgattttcgaacGATCACGCCGAATTGTTTCACTTTTTTCAcgcgtttcgtcttctcttagCCGTGACGAATTCCAATGGAGAAATTCCGCAAGCGCTGCGTACGGAATTCGTGGAATATTCGTTTCATCTCCCGTTGGATTACTTCTCGGAAAAGTACGCGAATTCGCtcgagcgcgcgcgctcgcttctcgccgacgaggcGGACGTCACGAAGATATTTCGCGAAGTCGACTGGCAATTTCACtcgtttctcgacgaattttcgtcgccgaaagaCGAGAGGAATCGAATTTCGGTCGCAGGGAAGACGAAAAGCGCGCCCATGGCTCTGATAATAGGCGGAGAAGTCCAATACGATTTAGCGTCACTCCTGTCTATGATAGGGCGAGATGATTCGACATTACTTGTGGGTCATTTCGcctattttctctttatcgTCGTCATGTTGCCTGTACTTGGCTTGGAGAGGTCGAATTTGATGCGAGAGAGGGGCCCAACGATTAGAGCGGCTCTAGAAATTATTAGAGAGTGTATTTCTCGCTTGCGCGTCGCGTCATCGTCGTGGAATGAATGCAGTAAGCGTCTAGTGCGTTATCTCGACGTTGAAGTTAGCATTCCGGATGTTTATTACGAAAAACGGCAAATAGATGGCGATCTGAGATCTTTAGCGGATTCCGTGAGCCATCACATTCGCTGCAATTATTCGGAAATGCATTCGGATTtgatgttttttgtttttattttgaaaCGATTGGCTGTGGCTACTATGAGTGACGTAGGACTGTGTGGAATGGCGACGGAAGTGGCGAAATACGTGGAGATTTCGTGCACCGTTTCGCCGAAATATTTTTCAGCGGAATTCGTTGAAAGCGTGGAGCAATTGAGAGCGTGTATTGTCGAAGCCGAAGtgatgtttttttctcaagAACAAATTGCGAGAATTGAGGAAGGAGTCATGTGGCAAATTGGTAATTTTCtcgaagaatttcgtcgtcctGGCGGCGAAGAGGAAGTGGAAGAGAAGCTTGAAATTTTATCGTCTGGTGTTgagaacgaagaggaaaaggaggagaagacggaTTTGTTAAAAGATCTTTTATTTAAAGGggatgaaaaagaaaaggtcgATCTACCGAAAGAAGTTTTGAgtggagaagaagacgagaaagaagaggctGATATTGAAACGGAGAGCGATAATGAAAAGGAGAGTAATTCCACGCGTCTTAAAGTGGCAATAATTCGTCCTTTAGtgagcaaaaaagaagaagaagaagaagaaaaagagtttGAGGAGAAAGTTGAGACTGTGGACGAATGTTGCAGTCTGATTAGCAAACTGGAGGGCATGGAGAATAAAGCCAATCAGCTGTTTGAAACACTTCGAGGAGAGTGCAGTGAATTGCAGACAGCTGTTAAAGACTGTGAAGTTTCATTTCTTATCAAACCACTAAATGAGGCACTTGGCGACAAACGAGCTCAACTGGAAAGGGCGACTAAGGAGTATGCTAGCCTTGTGGCTAGACGAAGAGACGTTGAGGCGAAGCGTGATAATTTGGCGACAGGTGCGATTAAGATAAGTGATATTGATTGCAATATGTTAGCTAATGTACTGCAGTCTATAGTTAAATGCCACGTACATGACTTTTCTAGTCTCACTAAGATGAGGGATGACGTAGCGTCATTGTGA
- the LOC136187208 gene encoding uncharacterized protein — protein MDEQRRRFEVELDVLKREVEADEYSQFVALLKLGLEKMIEQGQSDPLTRLDKTHPLLAPILAKTTQAARIAHMVGFEDLDDRHMVLRNFDENLQNLLQLNDILTEELSEDFRVMDVEKAKRSIETGDSTIVIGNLAYFYYTRLMMSAVYVDRNYLIASPDSIQVAINMIELCQKKLRILQRGSDGHEAWANTKALLREYMSVHVILSADALSQQIEKTGDLIAFELNLRYSRNHCDFMRYMKAMMELCVSGFASPDQLVRYAEASERLPRDHLGQSYVRSVEKVKEICLEGRDRFLDAPEVGSLRELIQWQLRNFLNQLSLPSLHLSDDFFESNERNESDDQFMRIMMQLRQRLRSSDNPHATISTVTKVVIPDSVQNARNIIISLALSVRREGEEEKEEKMDKEKDDYDDDDDVINLKESEREKIDEELSSDDVRAELDERASEYECAVKERSDLERALVDAPSIVYAALMEALTEKEKVVETLQAEIKRLQLLSNRLQQKTATSFVVGLEKLDGELLKVLLETIVQDHVDENHMLGLMMKVTLRDLAPEEILLKLSRKQHIFIASGKATRQQILEQMNR, from the exons ATGGACGAACAGAGAAGACGTTTCGAGGTGGAATTG GACGTTCTAAAACGCGAAGTGGAAGCGGACGAATATTCGCAATTCGTCGCTCTATTGAAACTGGGCCTCGAGAAAATGATCGAACAGGGTCAAAGCGACCCTCTTACTCGACTAGACAAAA CTCATCCTCTTTTGGCGCCGATTCTCGCCAAGACAACTCAAGCGGCGAGAATCGCGCACATGGTTGGATTTGAAGACTTG GATGATCGGCATATGGTACTGCgaaatttcgacgagaacCTTCAAAATCTTCTCCAACTCAACGACATTCTCACCGAAGAACTTTCCGAGGATTTCCGGGTTATggacgtcgagaaggcgaaacgatcgatcgaaacAG GTGACTCAACGATTGTAATAGGCAATCTTGCCTATTTTTATTACACTCGTCTAATGATGTCTGCTGTCTATGTTGATCGAAATTATCTCATTGCGTCACCTGATTCCATACAAGTGGCTATTAACATGATCGAACTGTGTCAGAAAAAACTTCGCATACTCCAACGCGGATCCGACGGACACGAAGCGTGGGCCAACACGAAAGCGCTACTACGCGAATACATGTCCGTTCACGTGATCCTGAGCGCCGACGCGCTATCGCAACAGATTGAAAAAACGGGCGATTTAATTGCATTTGAACTCAATCTAAGATATTCGCGGAATCATTGCGATTTTATGAGATATATGAAAGCGATGATGGAGCTGTGCGTTTCCGGGTTTGCTTCGCCCGATCAATTGGTTCGCTATGCGGAGGCGTCGGAACGATTACCACGTGATCATCTCGGCCAATCGTATGTGAGATCGGTTGAAAAG gTGAAGGAGATTTGTTTGGAGGGGCGTGACCGTTTTTTGGATGCGCCGGAAGTGGGATCGCTTCGCGAATTGATTCAGTGGCAATTGAGGAATTTTTTGAATCAGTTGAGTTTGCCCTCGTTGCATCtgagcgacgattttttcgagTCGAATGAGAGAAATGAGAGCGACGATCAGTTTATGCGTATTATGATGCAATTGAGACAGCGCTTGCGAAGCTCCGATAATCCCCACGCGACCATAAGTACAGTCACCAAAGTCGTCATACCGGATTCGGTGCAAAATGCGAGAAATATTATCATTTCGTTGGCGTTGTCTGTACGAAGGGAgggagaggaagaaaaagaagagaaaatggaTAAGGAGAAGGATGattatgatgatgatgatgacgtcataaatttgaAAGAATCTGAGCGCGAGAAAATAGATGAAGAATTGTCttctgatgacgtcagagctgAATTGGATGAGAGAGCTTCGGAGTACGAGTGTGCAGTGAAAGAGAGGAGTGATCTTGAACGTGCGCTAGTAGATGCTCCTTCGATTGTATATGCTGCTTTGATGGAAGCACTTacagagaaggaaaaggtgGTTGAGACTCTGCAAGCCGAAATAAAACGCCTGCAATTATTGTCTAATCGTTTGCAACAAAAAACTGCGACATCGTTCGTTGTTGGTCTTGAAAAATTGGACGGTGAATTATTGAAGGTGCTATTGGAAACAATAGTTCAAGATCACGTGGATGAAAATCATATGCTAGGTTTAATGATGAAGGTGACGCTAAGGGATCTTGCACCCGAGGAAATTCTACTGAAACTGAGTCGAAAACAGCACATTTTTATCGCTTCTGGTAAAGCGACTAGACAACAGATACTCGAACAGATGAATCGTTGA
- the LOC136187207 gene encoding uncharacterized protein isoform X2, producing MLGMASRHRTLEEAVETLKNELDPQTFGTYMALVKRAVQYLLETKGEGGRVVQKAHPVFGPIIAQSAQARLIMFMLGFEDVDEDEDVMVMFDFDGHAAGMRSFKDIAEKQLINYPSLIRDIVGGGGSGSSDDVTTTTERISSNLDFDESEDKVAVTTRMGHFFFMRLMPLVLFSTRSPDNGASLKEQVSAVIEVIEKCASILHVVREGTVCHQSWLDVCADARRLADAFLPVSSRLQESLAVSSKITETANIICNELRVRHNEQHVEIFVFMHLSWHLCQQTTMGQLLTKDDMQNYVRVSCSFPSDQFSQEYAESVEKVRCFIVKALDQSLSSAEIREVHDAVVWQKKSFLQHIRSTRTDLRISIDNSRVSLDFEVPEIGLGDDCDLPTLLQMRERMERQVARLQRHLNVVPSPPPPPPVERQAPERAELSENDSDGEEKKDEPEKTDKDKEDEDEEVDQARAIAIVHPYNEKEEEEEGDQWSFEAFFSRVAHVSSVAECQSLQCEVSLVFEERQALVRKLREDCASLSKAFAESPKDVANVLETRLRETTMQLEQGERDVFRINEVLTSLEIKAKNFRLSTLDTKTLKELLERIARSRASEEDLVVLVDEIRSFMKT from the exons ATGCTCGGAATGGCGAGTCGACACAGAACTCTCGAAGAAGCAGTT GAGACTCTTAAGAACGAACTGGACCCCCAAACGTTCGGCACGTACATGGCCCTGGTGAAGCGAGCCGTACAATATCTTCTCGAAACGAAAGGCGAAGGGGGACGAGTCGTTCAAAAAG ctcaTCCGGTTTTTGGTCCAATTATCGCCCAAAGTGCCCAGGCCAGACTCATCATGTTCATGCTGGGCTtcgaggacgtcgacgaa GACGAAGATGTGATGGTTATGTTTGATTTTGATGGCCACGCCGCGGGAATGCGATCCTTTAAAGATATAGCTGAAAAACAGCTTATAAATTATCCCTCCCTAATAAGAGACATAGTTGGGGGCGGGGGTAGTGGCTCatctgatgacgtcaccaccACCACGGAAAGAATTTCCTCGAACTTAGACTTTGACGAATCAg AGGATAAAGTTGCTGTTACGACTCGTATGGgtcactttttctttatgAGACTCATGCCTTTGGTTCTCTTCAGCACGCGATCGCCAGACAACGGCGCTTCGTTGAAAGAACAAGTTTCCGCGGTGATTGAGGTCATAGAGAAGTGTGCGTCCATTTTGCACGTTGTGCGAGAGGGAACTGTTTGTCATCAGTCGTGGCTCGACGTTTGCGCAGACGCGCGTCGTCTTGCCGACGCTTTTCTACCCGTTTCGAGTCGTCTACAGGAGTCGCTTgccgtctcgtcgaaaatcACGGAAACGGCGAATATAATTTGTAACGAGTTGCGCGTACGTCACAACGAACAGCACGTggaaattttcgtttttatgCATCTATCGTGGCACCTGTGTCAGCAGACGACCATGGGGCAATTATTGACGAAAGACGACATGCAGAATTACGTTCGCGTCTCCTGCTCATTTCCGTCGGATCAGTTCAGTCAGGAGTACGCAGAATCCGTGGAAAAGGTTCGTTGTTTTATCGTCAAAGCGCTGGATCAATCGCTTAGTTCAGCGGAAATACGGGAAGTGCACGACGCCGTTGTTTGGCAGAAGAAGTCTTTTTTGCAGCACATTCGTTCGACAAGAACCGATCTTCGTATATCAATAGATAATAGTCGTGTTAGTTTAGACTTTGAGGTGCCGGAAATTGGACTAGGGGATGACTGCGATCTTCCCACTCTGCTACAGATGAGGGAAAGGATGGAAAGACAAGTCGCTCGCTTGCAACGACATCTAAACGTTGttccttcgccgccgccgccgccgccggttgAACGGCAAGCTCCGGAAAGGGCTGAGTTGTCTGAGAATGATTCGGacggagaagagaagaaagatgaGCCGGAAAAAACGGATAAAGACAAGGAGGATGAAGATGAGGAAGTGGATCAAGCTAGGGCAATTGCTATAGTTCATCCTTATAAtgaaaaggaggaggaggaggagggagatCAAT GGTCCTTTGaggcgtttttttctcgcgttgcTCATGTGTCATCTGTAGCTGAATGTCAGTCATTGCAGTGTGAAGTTAGTTTGGTTTTTGAGGAGAGGCAGGCGTTAGTTAGGAAGCTTAGAGAGGATtgcgcgtcgctttcgaagGCATTCGCTGAGAGTCCCAAGGATGTAGCGAATGTCCTCGAAACGCGtcttcgcgaaacgacgatgcAATTGGAGCAAGGTGAACGCGATGTTTTTCGAATCAACGAAGTGCTGACTTCGCTTGAGATCAAAGCAAAAAACTTTCGACTTTCAACTTTGGATACGAAAACGCTGAAGGAGCTTCTGGAGCGAATTGCAAGAAGCAGGGCTTCGGAAGAGGACTTGGTTGTTTTGGTTGACGAAATTCGATCTTTTATGAAAACCTAA
- the LOC136187207 gene encoding uncharacterized protein isoform X1, with protein sequence MLGMASRHRTLEEAVETLKNELDPQTFGTYMALVKRAVQYLLETKGEGGRVVQKAHPVFGPIIAQSAQARLIMFMLGFEDVDEDEDVMVMFDFDGHAAGMRSFKDIAEKQLINYPSLIRDIVGGGGSGSSDDVTTTTERISSNLDFDESEDKVAVTTRMGHFFFMRLMPLVLFSTRSPDNGASLKEQVSAVIEVIEKCASILHVVREGTVCHQSWLDVCADARRLADAFLPVSSRLQESLAVSSKITETANIICNELRVRHNEQHVEIFVFMHLSWHLCQQTTMGQLLTKDDMQNYVRVSCSFPSDQFSQEYAESVEKVRCFIVKALDQSLSSAEIREVHDAVVWQKKSFLQHIRSTRTDLRISIDNSRVSLDFEVPEIGLGDDCDLPTLLQMRERMERQVARLQRHLNVVPSPPPPPPVERQAPERAELSENDSDGEEKKDEPEKTDKDKEDEDEEVDQARAIAIVHPYNEKEEEEEGDQCVQGSFEAFFSRVAHVSSVAECQSLQCEVSLVFEERQALVRKLREDCASLSKAFAESPKDVANVLETRLRETTMQLEQGERDVFRINEVLTSLEIKAKNFRLSTLDTKTLKELLERIARSRASEEDLVVLVDEIRSFMKT encoded by the exons ATGCTCGGAATGGCGAGTCGACACAGAACTCTCGAAGAAGCAGTT GAGACTCTTAAGAACGAACTGGACCCCCAAACGTTCGGCACGTACATGGCCCTGGTGAAGCGAGCCGTACAATATCTTCTCGAAACGAAAGGCGAAGGGGGACGAGTCGTTCAAAAAG ctcaTCCGGTTTTTGGTCCAATTATCGCCCAAAGTGCCCAGGCCAGACTCATCATGTTCATGCTGGGCTtcgaggacgtcgacgaa GACGAAGATGTGATGGTTATGTTTGATTTTGATGGCCACGCCGCGGGAATGCGATCCTTTAAAGATATAGCTGAAAAACAGCTTATAAATTATCCCTCCCTAATAAGAGACATAGTTGGGGGCGGGGGTAGTGGCTCatctgatgacgtcaccaccACCACGGAAAGAATTTCCTCGAACTTAGACTTTGACGAATCAg AGGATAAAGTTGCTGTTACGACTCGTATGGgtcactttttctttatgAGACTCATGCCTTTGGTTCTCTTCAGCACGCGATCGCCAGACAACGGCGCTTCGTTGAAAGAACAAGTTTCCGCGGTGATTGAGGTCATAGAGAAGTGTGCGTCCATTTTGCACGTTGTGCGAGAGGGAACTGTTTGTCATCAGTCGTGGCTCGACGTTTGCGCAGACGCGCGTCGTCTTGCCGACGCTTTTCTACCCGTTTCGAGTCGTCTACAGGAGTCGCTTgccgtctcgtcgaaaatcACGGAAACGGCGAATATAATTTGTAACGAGTTGCGCGTACGTCACAACGAACAGCACGTggaaattttcgtttttatgCATCTATCGTGGCACCTGTGTCAGCAGACGACCATGGGGCAATTATTGACGAAAGACGACATGCAGAATTACGTTCGCGTCTCCTGCTCATTTCCGTCGGATCAGTTCAGTCAGGAGTACGCAGAATCCGTGGAAAAGGTTCGTTGTTTTATCGTCAAAGCGCTGGATCAATCGCTTAGTTCAGCGGAAATACGGGAAGTGCACGACGCCGTTGTTTGGCAGAAGAAGTCTTTTTTGCAGCACATTCGTTCGACAAGAACCGATCTTCGTATATCAATAGATAATAGTCGTGTTAGTTTAGACTTTGAGGTGCCGGAAATTGGACTAGGGGATGACTGCGATCTTCCCACTCTGCTACAGATGAGGGAAAGGATGGAAAGACAAGTCGCTCGCTTGCAACGACATCTAAACGTTGttccttcgccgccgccgccgccgccggttgAACGGCAAGCTCCGGAAAGGGCTGAGTTGTCTGAGAATGATTCGGacggagaagagaagaaagatgaGCCGGAAAAAACGGATAAAGACAAGGAGGATGAAGATGAGGAAGTGGATCAAGCTAGGGCAATTGCTATAGTTCATCCTTATAAtgaaaaggaggaggaggaggagggagatCAAT gTGTCCAAGGGTCCTTTGaggcgtttttttctcgcgttgcTCATGTGTCATCTGTAGCTGAATGTCAGTCATTGCAGTGTGAAGTTAGTTTGGTTTTTGAGGAGAGGCAGGCGTTAGTTAGGAAGCTTAGAGAGGATtgcgcgtcgctttcgaagGCATTCGCTGAGAGTCCCAAGGATGTAGCGAATGTCCTCGAAACGCGtcttcgcgaaacgacgatgcAATTGGAGCAAGGTGAACGCGATGTTTTTCGAATCAACGAAGTGCTGACTTCGCTTGAGATCAAAGCAAAAAACTTTCGACTTTCAACTTTGGATACGAAAACGCTGAAGGAGCTTCTGGAGCGAATTGCAAGAAGCAGGGCTTCGGAAGAGGACTTGGTTGTTTTGGTTGACGAAATTCGATCTTTTATGAAAACCTAA